CGCACGTGGAGCCGGCGCGGGCGCTGCTGCACGCCCTCCTCGAGGCCACCGAGCGGGACCAGCTCGCCCGGGCCTTGCCGGAGGGCTGGACGGAGGAGGCGGTGACGCGGCGGATGCTGCGCCCGGCGGAGCTCGGCGCGGGCGCTCCCCGGACCGAGGCGCTGGCGCGGCGGCTGGGCGCGCGGGGGTTCGGCGTCTACCTCTTCGACGCGACGCCCGCCGCGCGACAGCCGGGGGCCGTGGGGCTGCCGGTGGGCGCGGCGGTGCTGGTGGACCAGGAGGAGGGCCCGGTGCCGCTCACGGCCGGATATGCGTGCGCGCCCGGGCGCGACGAGGCGCTGCTCAAGGCCCTGCTGGAGGCGGCGCAGTCCCGGCTCACGGACATCCATGGCGCGCGCGAGGACGTGGCCTCGGTGGACCGCGAGGCGGCGCGGGAGTTCGGTCGCGCCTGCGCGGACGTGCGCGCGCGCAGGAAGGTGGAGGACATGCCGGACGCCGACGGGGAGGCGCGCTCCGCGCCGCGAGCCGTGCGCGCGGTGCTGGCGCGACTGGCGCGCGCCGGGTTCACCCGCGTGGCGGCGGTGGAGTTGGAGTCGCCGGTGGCGGAGCTCGCCGTGCGCAAGGTGGTGGTACCGGGCATGCGAATCTCGGAGTTGCTGTGAAGCGGCGCGCGGACGAGCTGGTCGTCTTCCTGGGGCCGTCCCTCCCCGCCGATGAGGCGCGGCGGCGCGTGGCGTGCACGGTGTTGCCACCCGCGCGCCAGGGCGACGTGTGGCGAGCGCTGGCCCGGCGGCCCCGGGCCATCGCGTTGATCGACGGCGTCTTCGAGGCCCAGCCGTCGGTGTGGCACCACGAGCTGCTGGCCGCGCTGGAGGCGGGCGTGGCCGTCTTCGGCGGCTCGAGCATGGGCGCGCTGCGGGCGGTGGAGCTGGCGCCGCACGGCGTGGTGGGCGTGGGGCGCGTCTTCGGGTGGTACCGGGATGGCGTGGTGACGGACGACGCGGAGGTGGCGCTGCTGCATGCCGACGCGGAGCACGGCTGGCGCCCCCTGACGGTGCCGCTGGTCAACGTGCGTCACCTGGCCGAGCGGGCGCGGGAGGCGCGGGTGCTGGACGCGCGCGCGGCCCGGAGCCTGGTGGAGGCCGCCGAGGCCCTCTTCTACCAGGAGCGCACCTGGCCCCGGGTGCTGGAGCGGGTGTCCGCCCGGTGGTCGGCCGCGACGCTCGCCCGGTGGCGCGCCTGGGCGGCGACGGGCCTGGAGGACCTCAAGCGGTTGGACGCGCTCGCGTGTCTGGACGCGGCCTCCGCGTGGGTGCGCTCCGGAGCGCCCGCGCCCAAGGGGCCCCGGCGCTCGCCCTCGTCGCTGGTGCGCCGTCGACGGCTGATGGAGGACGTGAGCCGGAGCGCGGGGGGCTTCGTCCCATCCGGCGAGGTGGTGACGCTCTTGAGCGAGCACCCCGACGCCACGGAATTGGCGGAGGCGGGGCTGCGGCGCGCGTTGCTCGCGGGCCTGGCCCGCTCGTTCGGCCTCACCGTCACGGACGCGGAGGTCGAGGCCGTACGGGAGGACTGGTGGGAGTCCCGGAACGTGCCGCCCCGCCGCCGGGCCGGGTGGCTCGAGGAGAACGGCCTGGATGACGTGTCCCTGCGCCGGCTGTGCGAGGAGCTGGCGCTGGAGCGGCTCGTGCTGACACGGGCCTCGCGCATGCTCCCGGACGGCCCCTCCTGGGAGGAGGCCCTGGCCTCCGAGGCCCGCCTGCGAGGCCTCTGGGCCCAGGCCGCCCGCGCCGCCTCCAGCCCGGGACGCCGAGCGTCGTCGACACCGGACCCGACGGAGAAGGTCGGGTCGGACTGAAACAGGCCGACCACCCGGCGGGTCGGTAAAAACGTGACAGAACTCCCAGAAAGGGTAGGGTCAACCCTGGAGGTTGCCCTTGTTCAGCCCCGTTCCCTGGGTGGTCACCGAGCCCCTCGCGATGCGTGCGTCCTCGTGGCGCCGCGCGGGGCCCGTGGCATGGGCTGACGCGGCCGGTGGAGGTGCGCTGGCGTGAGGTCCCCTCCCTTTCATCCGGATCAGCTCGAGCCCGGCGGCGAGGTGGGGCCGTGGCGGGTGGTGGCCTCGCTGGGCGCCGGTGGTTTCGGCCGCGTGTTCAAGGTGGAGCGAGGCGGGCGCTTCTTCACCATGAAGATGGCGCTGCGGCCCGCGGGGCCCCAGGCGTCGGAGGAGGAGGACATCAACGGGCGGCTGTCGCACGAGGTGGCGACGCTGCTGGCGTGCGCGCCCCACCCGAACCTGCCGCGGGTGCACGCGGTGGACCGCTGGCCGGAGCCTCCCGACGGCTACCTGTACTTCGTCACCGACTTCATCGACGGGGAGACGTTCCACGAGTGGCGCTGGCGGGTGAAGCCCTCCGCGGCGCACCTGCTCTCGGTGTTCACCGAGGTGGTCCGCGCGGTGGGCGACCTGCACCGGCGCGGGCTGCACCACCGGGACGTGAAGGGCGACAACCTCCTCATCCGCCGCGAGGACGAGCGGCCCTTCCTCATCGACATGGGCACGGTGCGGCTGCCGGGCGCGACGACGCTCACGGTGGGCGTGGCGCCGGCCTCGCCGCACCTGCTGCCCCCCGAATGCGTGGCCTTCCTGCGCGAGGGCTCGTGGGCGCAGGGCGCGCGCTTCGACGCGGGCGTGCCGGGCGACCTCTACGCGCTGGGCGCGCTGCTCTACGAGGCGCTGACGGACGGCTACGCGTTCGACCCCCGGCTGCCCTACGACCGGCTGCTGCCCGCCATCGAAACGGTGACGCCGCGCGCGCCGCACCTCATCAACCCCAAGGTCCCTCCCGCGCTGGGCGACATCGCCATGCGCCTGCTGGCCAAGCGCCCCGAGGACCGCTACGTGGGGACCGAGGCGCTCCTCCAGGCCCTGTGGGAGGTCGCCAAGGAGAAGCGACAGCCGGCGTGGAAGCTCTCTCTGGACCGTCCCCCGGAGGAGCCCGGCGCCGCGCAGGACGCGGACGAGGCCCTGCCGAGGGTGCGCGTGGTGCCGGAGGTGGCGCACGCGCCCTCCGGACCGGAGACGTCGCCTTCGGAGCCCGCGCTCGCGGTCGTGGAGGCGCGGGCGCCGGAGCGGGACGCCGCCGTCCCGGGTGAGAGGTTGGATGGCATCGTGCCGGCTCCTCCGTCTTCGAGGGGGGGAGGGGGGCCGGTACCGCCGCGTCGACGTCGCGGCGTGGTCCTGGGACTGGGGGCGGTGGCGCTCCTGGCCCTGGGGTTCTTCGCGCAAGGCCTCGTGCTCCACCTGCGGCCCGCGAGTCCCGTGCAGGCGGTCATCTCCCCCCCGCCTCCTGCAGAGAAAGGAAGTCCTGTCGTGA
This sequence is a window from Myxococcus stipitatus. Protein-coding genes within it:
- a CDS encoding YcaO-like family protein, whose protein sequence is MARQRSSSSSRPPRGVAFSPALQARLARAMGVTRVARVTGLDRTGVEVACAVRPGGHVLQVCNGKGLTAEAATWGALLETAELWSAETVSPGALRWGSRAELVGLGEDCWGAESLGSAGALVEPRLWSDDVRCAWRRATELGMGRPVWVPAQGVYVPPAGGPSLGPVATAWTSNGSGAHVEPARALLHALLEATERDQLARALPEGWTEEAVTRRMLRPAELGAGAPRTEALARRLGARGFGVYLFDATPAARQPGAVGLPVGAAVLVDQEEGPVPLTAGYACAPGRDEALLKALLEAAQSRLTDIHGAREDVASVDREAAREFGRACADVRARRKVEDMPDADGEARSAPRAVRAVLARLARAGFTRVAAVELESPVAELAVRKVVVPGMRISELL
- a CDS encoding TfuA-like protein, whose translation is MKRRADELVVFLGPSLPADEARRRVACTVLPPARQGDVWRALARRPRAIALIDGVFEAQPSVWHHELLAALEAGVAVFGGSSMGALRAVELAPHGVVGVGRVFGWYRDGVVTDDAEVALLHADAEHGWRPLTVPLVNVRHLAERAREARVLDARAARSLVEAAEALFYQERTWPRVLERVSARWSAATLARWRAWAATGLEDLKRLDALACLDAASAWVRSGAPAPKGPRRSPSSLVRRRRLMEDVSRSAGGFVPSGEVVTLLSEHPDATELAEAGLRRALLAGLARSFGLTVTDAEVEAVREDWWESRNVPPRRRAGWLEENGLDDVSLRRLCEELALERLVLTRASRMLPDGPSWEEALASEARLRGLWAQAARAASSPGRRASSTPDPTEKVGSD
- a CDS encoding serine/threonine protein kinase; this translates as MRSPPFHPDQLEPGGEVGPWRVVASLGAGGFGRVFKVERGGRFFTMKMALRPAGPQASEEEDINGRLSHEVATLLACAPHPNLPRVHAVDRWPEPPDGYLYFVTDFIDGETFHEWRWRVKPSAAHLLSVFTEVVRAVGDLHRRGLHHRDVKGDNLLIRREDERPFLIDMGTVRLPGATTLTVGVAPASPHLLPPECVAFLREGSWAQGARFDAGVPGDLYALGALLYEALTDGYAFDPRLPYDRLLPAIETVTPRAPHLINPKVPPALGDIAMRLLAKRPEDRYVGTEALLQALWEVAKEKRQPAWKLSLDRPPEEPGAAQDADEALPRVRVVPEVAHAPSGPETSPSEPALAVVEARAPERDAAVPGERLDGIVPAPPSSRGGGGPVPPRRRRGVVLGLGAVALLALGFFAQGLVLHLRPASPVQAVISPPPPAEKGSPVVTSRPPTPSETTPSPSPLRLREVGDTPEVVARTATVDNEAASSRPEAPVPVARRRPLAKSAVAKTAVVACLAGACAGGQRQLLEEPPAQNCPASTLKLMDELGFRPPRLIGSDLQSGLRPRGDLRPVPVPPDGGTITIDTFGDKPFIEGRPGPGVPVGSKFRGKVFWGKDRLFGWITEIELPDGRRLPLCANITNADRDELGSVYVKGSTPEQPLISPMIFFAAAKRMGRL